In Actinoplanes derwentensis, the following proteins share a genomic window:
- a CDS encoding SAM-dependent methyltransferase translates to MDLPRHHVIREGDLRILNPFSPANLATLGQAIKLRAGDRLVDLCCGKGELLRSWHLAHGIRGIGVDISTAFVAEAREYSAGLPVEFVHGDAAGFVAPEPADVAACLGATWIGGGVAGTIEILERSLRPGGMLLIGEPYWRLDPPDQQTVEACHAQTRDDFRSLPELVAHFGDDLGWDLVEMVLASQDSWDRYAAAHWLNIRTWLDANPDDKLAPRLRAELDTDPVRHVRYRREYLGWGVFALRKRG, encoded by the coding sequence ATGGACCTTCCTCGTCACCACGTCATCCGCGAGGGTGACCTTCGCATTCTCAACCCGTTCTCGCCCGCGAACCTGGCGACCCTCGGGCAAGCTATCAAGCTGCGGGCCGGCGATCGCCTCGTCGACCTGTGCTGCGGCAAGGGTGAACTGCTCCGCAGCTGGCACTTGGCGCATGGCATCCGGGGCATCGGCGTGGACATCAGCACCGCGTTCGTAGCGGAGGCGCGGGAGTATTCCGCCGGCCTTCCGGTGGAGTTCGTCCACGGCGACGCGGCCGGTTTCGTCGCGCCGGAACCGGCTGACGTGGCCGCCTGCCTCGGCGCCACCTGGATCGGCGGCGGTGTCGCCGGCACCATCGAGATCCTGGAGCGCAGCTTGCGTCCCGGCGGCATGCTGCTGATCGGCGAGCCGTACTGGCGGCTGGACCCGCCCGACCAGCAGACCGTGGAGGCGTGCCACGCGCAGACCCGCGATGACTTCCGGTCGCTGCCGGAGCTGGTCGCCCACTTCGGTGACGACCTCGGCTGGGATCTGGTCGAGATGGTGCTGGCCAGTCAGGACTCCTGGGATCGATATGCGGCCGCGCATTGGCTGAACATCCGGACCTGGTTGGACGCCAACCCGGACGATAAGCTGGCCCCGCGGCTACGCGCCGAGCTGGATACCGATCCGGTACGGCACGTGCGCTATCGGCGCGAGTATCTCGGCTGGGGCGTCTTCGCCCTGCGTAAACGCGGATAG